GCCCGGCGGTGGACCGCCGGGTCGTTATTATTAGCCCTGCACGTTCGGGGCGATTTTACGCAGCTTCTGCATCAGCGCGATTTCCGCGCGCGAGAACGGGATGCCGTTCTCCTCGAACACATCGTGGAACCACAGGCGGCAGTAGTCCGTGGACTCTTTCATCACCACCGGCCACGGCAGCCAGGTCTGGGTTTTTCCGCGCACCAGGCCCCACTGGTACGGCGCGACCTTCGCCATGTACATCAGCGGCAGCTGCTCTTCAATGGTGCCGCCGACGTGGCGCGCCAGCCATTCGGTGCAGAAGATCGGGCGGCCCAGCGCCTGCAGCTGCTGGATAATCGCCGTCATGCGCCCGGTATTGGTGTAGGCGTGGTAGCTCACCACGTCCGACAGTTCCAGCGCGGTCTGGTCCAGCGGATGCTGGTAGAACGTCTCGCCCTCCTCTTCCGCCGGCAGTCGCCACGCGCAGACGGTGAGCGGCTGGGTCGGGTCTTCTTCACGTACCCACCGGAACGCCAGCTTCATCAGCTCGTGCGCGCAGGTTTCCAGCTTCTCGTCGTACAGCACCTCTTCCGTGCCCGTCGCGAAAATGCCGCGGTTGCCCGGCTCGTTATACAGATCCCACAGCAGCACGCGCTTGTCGTCGCGGAACTGGCGAACAACGTCGCGGATATAGCGCTCAATCTGCGGCCAGCAGTCGCGATCGCACACTTTATCGCGCCCCGGGCTCGCCGCCGCCTGGCTGTTATGCTTGCCTGGCACGGGCGGCTTCTGCGGGCCAAGGTACGGTTCATCGCCGGAGAATCCGCAGTCGTCCATCAGGGTCAGCATGGTGCTGAACCCACGGTTATCGACAATCGTCAGAAAACGGTCGATGCGTGCCATCAGGCCGTCGCGATCGTGCTCCCAGACAATAAACGGCAGATTGATGCGCAGGGTGTTGTACCCCGCGTCGGCCGCCCAGCCCAGTTCGCGATCGATCGTGTCTGCATCGAAGGTCTCTTGCTGCCAGATATCGGTCCAGTTCACCGCCGTGGAGGGCAGGTAGTTAAACCCGCACAGCCAGCCTTGCTGCTGATACCACGCCTGCGCCTGGTCCTTGCTCCATTGCTCTTTCATTGCGTATCCTCACACTGATAATGTTTAGCTAATAAATATTAGCTGTGGGATAAATGAGCAAATCACGGTGATGAGAAAAGCGATGCTTCTCACAAAGTTCACGCTTCGTTGAAGAAGAAACGTGATCGGCGGCGCGGAAGCGGACGGTTAAGGTATGATGCGAATTCGCGAGAGGGAGAGGACGAATGAAGCGAAAGACAAAAGTGACGATGAACGACATTGCGCGGGCGGCGGGGGTGTCGCAGGCGACGGTATCGCTGGTGCTTAGCCAGTCGCGC
This region of Enterobacter cancerogenus genomic DNA includes:
- a CDS encoding cellulase family glycosylhydrolase, which codes for MKEQWSKDQAQAWYQQQGWLCGFNYLPSTAVNWTDIWQQETFDADTIDRELGWAADAGYNTLRINLPFIVWEHDRDGLMARIDRFLTIVDNRGFSTMLTLMDDCGFSGDEPYLGPQKPPVPGKHNSQAAASPGRDKVCDRDCWPQIERYIRDVVRQFRDDKRVLLWDLYNEPGNRGIFATGTEEVLYDEKLETCAHELMKLAFRWVREEDPTQPLTVCAWRLPAEEEGETFYQHPLDQTALELSDVVSYHAYTNTGRMTAIIQQLQALGRPIFCTEWLARHVGGTIEEQLPLMYMAKVAPYQWGLVRGKTQTWLPWPVVMKESTDYCRLWFHDVFEENGIPFSRAEIALMQKLRKIAPNVQG